The Treponema medium genome has a window encoding:
- a CDS encoding GNAT family N-acetyltransferase yields the protein MIRTIHLTDAKAIRDISEFSLGYKTTEAVTERQIAKLLKDNQHVIRVYEDDETHTVVGFIHAEAYQLLYKEPGFNILGLALLAEYQHKGIGKQLLRAVEAEAVARHYRFIRLNSGEHRTEAHAFYEHCGYSCTKLQKRFIKEW from the coding sequence ATGATACGAACTATACATCTAACAGACGCAAAGGCTATTCGGGATATAAGCGAGTTTTCGCTTGGGTATAAAACAACAGAAGCGGTAACCGAACGGCAGATTGCAAAACTTTTAAAAGACAATCAGCATGTTATACGGGTGTACGAAGATGATGAAACGCACACTGTAGTAGGCTTTATTCATGCCGAAGCATATCAACTTTTATACAAAGAACCGGGATTCAATATTTTGGGACTTGCGCTGTTAGCCGAGTATCAGCACAAGGGTATCGGCAAACAGCTGCTGCGTGCTGTAGAAGCAGAAGCCGTTGCACGGCACTACCGCTTTATCCGCCTCAACTCCGGCGAGCACCGCACGGAAGCTCATGCGTTTTACGAACATTGCGGCTACTCATGCACAAAACTGCAAAAACGCTTTATAAAGGAATGGTAA